One stretch of Candidatus Nitrosotenuis cloacae DNA includes these proteins:
- a CDS encoding APC family permease, with product MVTDAQNPGFARNLGLLDVVMVGVAAMIGGAIFVLVGPGMGEAGPALMIAFLINGIITIFTAFTYAELSSALPDTGGGYRWVREGMPRPNAFLSGWMSWFAHTIAGSLYAVAFASFFTHLLDTTGIMESSIFLEKGFAAAAIIIFTFINVRGTAPTSKVGNAITITQITIIGLLIVVALSAMAFTNPNWPDNFSEFFPNGVSGLVIAMGLTFIAFEGYEVIAQTGNELRNPKKNIPRAIFISLLVVIAIYILFTFSFIGGLSSDKVGQPSWEFIGSFGELGIIEAAKNFMPFGALIVLAGGFVSTLAALNATSYSSSRVSYAMGTHYNLPHFFGKIHPKYKTPVISTIASGIIMLVMAMTLDLTGLAFAASVMFLFLFAQVNYAAITIRRLYGKKLDYAFKTPFFPIIPTLGILSAIGLSVYLLFTEPISWVIAIIWIVAGFIIYKSYTSKKEIEHYAPLVYNQGPKERKEYRVLIIYHPKYVTDYYKIANAITQEKLGEISFLSVVKIPVHLPLDATNKVAESEIEEFNELKKEIPQSIRHRYLVRVSHDETDAILSTVEEQGINLVIIDFSFLRNNRKLLSLSTCDFVGVRLGKNFEQDLANLVVSYDKGRHSDLGLRIAHAVSKVYSSRIRIVRGVVEKPETEIEIMNRINEIMFDLDMKKIQFEKVYPKTKNVAPTLLESFDKVQDETVILGAGNQADSAFSPKTLEVVDKTKKSIFVIRDHQFSEFHARRFWRIVSSRMRENRHLYKIYVDIAHMGYSIKERRAKGRYDEEYFDSKLKQ from the coding sequence ATGGTCACCGACGCTCAAAATCCTGGATTTGCGCGAAATCTAGGCCTACTTGATGTGGTAATGGTGGGTGTTGCCGCAATGATTGGCGGCGCAATCTTTGTTCTGGTCGGTCCTGGGATGGGCGAAGCAGGTCCTGCACTAATGATTGCCTTTTTGATAAATGGTATAATTACAATATTTACCGCGTTTACCTATGCAGAACTGAGCTCTGCCTTGCCTGATACTGGCGGTGGATATCGCTGGGTTAGAGAGGGCATGCCAAGGCCAAATGCCTTTTTGAGTGGATGGATGTCCTGGTTTGCCCATACTATAGCCGGCAGTCTTTACGCCGTGGCATTTGCCTCGTTTTTCACACATCTTTTGGATACTACTGGAATAATGGAATCCTCTATTTTCCTAGAAAAGGGATTTGCCGCAGCTGCAATAATCATCTTTACTTTTATCAATGTCCGTGGGACGGCACCGACCAGCAAGGTTGGCAATGCAATCACCATTACTCAAATCACAATAATTGGACTCCTAATAGTAGTGGCGCTTTCTGCAATGGCATTTACCAATCCTAATTGGCCGGACAATTTCTCCGAGTTTTTCCCAAATGGCGTTTCTGGCTTGGTAATTGCAATGGGTCTTACCTTTATTGCATTTGAAGGATACGAAGTAATTGCCCAAACCGGAAACGAGCTAAGAAACCCAAAAAAGAATATCCCGCGTGCGATATTCATTTCATTATTAGTTGTGATTGCAATCTACATTCTCTTTACGTTTTCATTTATTGGCGGTCTATCGTCTGATAAGGTAGGTCAGCCGTCATGGGAGTTCATTGGAAGCTTTGGCGAGCTTGGAATAATAGAGGCAGCCAAGAACTTTATGCCATTTGGTGCACTGATTGTTTTAGCAGGCGGATTCGTATCCACACTTGCAGCCCTTAATGCAACTTCGTATTCATCCAGCCGTGTATCCTACGCGATGGGCACGCACTATAATCTGCCGCACTTTTTTGGAAAGATTCATCCAAAATACAAGACCCCTGTAATCTCTACTATTGCATCTGGAATCATAATGCTTGTAATGGCAATGACACTAGATCTTACAGGCCTTGCATTTGCTGCAAGTGTAATGTTTTTGTTTTTGTTTGCACAGGTAAACTATGCCGCAATCACAATTCGACGACTCTATGGCAAAAAGCTAGATTATGCATTCAAGACTCCGTTTTTTCCAATAATTCCAACACTTGGAATTTTGTCTGCCATTGGATTATCGGTGTACTTGCTTTTTACCGAGCCAATATCTTGGGTGATTGCAATAATTTGGATTGTTGCTGGCTTTATCATATACAAGTCCTACACATCAAAAAAGGAAATAGAGCACTATGCACCGCTTGTGTATAACCAGGGGCCAAAGGAGCGCAAAGAATACCGAGTCTTAATAATTTACCATCCAAAATATGTCACCGACTATTACAAAATAGCAAATGCCATAACGCAAGAAAAACTAGGCGAGATATCCTTTCTGAGTGTGGTAAAAATTCCAGTACATCTGCCGCTTGATGCTACAAACAAAGTAGCGGAATCAGAAATAGAAGAATTCAACGAACTAAAAAAAGAGATCCCACAATCCATCAGGCACCGATATTTGGTCAGAGTCTCGCACGATGAAACCGACGCCATTTTATCTACCGTAGAAGAGCAGGGAATCAACCTGGTCATAATTGACTTTTCGTTTTTGCGCAACAATAGAAAACTACTCTCGCTTTCCACATGTGACTTTGTTGGAGTAAGACTGGGCAAGAACTTTGAGCAAGACTTGGCAAACTTGGTCGTGTCCTATGACAAGGGGCGCCACTCTGATCTTGGACTTCGAATAGCGCACGCAGTATCCAAGGTCTATTCCAGCAGAATCAGAATAGTTCGAGGTGTGGTGGAAAAGCCGGAAACTGAAATCGAGATAATGAACAGAATAAACGAGATAATGTTTGATCTTGACATGAAAAAGATCCAATTCGAAAAGGTGTACCCAAAGACAAAAAATGTCGCCCCAACGCTACTGGAAAGCTTTGACAAAGTCCAAGACGAGACTGTCATATTGGGTGCAGGCAACCAGGCAGATTCTGCGTTTTCTCCAAAAACACTCGAAGTGGTAGACAAGACAAAAAAATCAATCTTTGTAATTCGTGATCACCAGTTCTCTGAATTCCATGCAAGAAGATTCTGGAGAATAGTCTCATCTAGGATGCGAGAAAACAGGCATCTTTACAAAATCTATGTCGACATTGCACATATGGGATATTCCATAAAGGAAAGACGTGCCAAGGGACGATACGATGAGGAATACTTTGATTCCAAGCTCAAACAATAG
- a CDS encoding DUF367 family protein — protein MNVQVLMFRQDDPKKCTAAKLVKFNLAKSVTRTNPGTIILDPFAKQTLLRHDSKIADSITGIDCSWNLAENTFTKRFGGIPRKLPPLLAGNPVNYSKLGKLTTVEAIAGAVFILGYEDLAHQLLSKFNWGHTFYELNADLLQDYSKLELEEQIPPLLAEYGIVQNID, from the coding sequence ATGAATGTTCAGGTCTTGATGTTTCGCCAAGACGACCCCAAAAAATGCACTGCAGCAAAACTAGTGAAATTCAATCTGGCAAAAAGCGTAACTAGGACCAATCCTGGGACCATAATTTTGGATCCTTTTGCAAAACAAACCCTGCTCCGACACGATTCCAAAATTGCTGACTCTATTACCGGAATTGATTGCTCCTGGAATCTGGCAGAGAATACCTTTACCAAAAGATTTGGCGGCATTCCAAGAAAGCTCCCGCCATTGTTGGCCGGCAATCCCGTGAATTATTCCAAGCTTGGCAAGCTTACTACCGTTGAGGCAATTGCTGGTGCTGTCTTTATTTTGGGATATGAGGATCTGGCACACCAACTATTATCCAAATTCAACTGGGGTCACACCTTTTACGAGCTAAATGCAGATCTGTTACAGGACTATTCTAAATTAGAACTTGAGGAGCAGATCCCACCACTGCTTGCAGAATACGGAATTGTACAAAATATTGACTGA
- a CDS encoding lamin tail domain-containing protein, giving the protein MRTLPLAGVFAALLFIGVFGVSYGADDLADHVVINEIDTNPAGDDSKSVSEWVELFNPTTQDVNIGGWKIASTTVTKKTLILPAGTILKAGQFQVYSYQSLWFTDVSEKVQLKDKEGNLVDETQVITDQKNDFQSWQRKYDGVVSDSNTWIFKTASAGSSNGKLPISGIESGELIVFAKADKKNYVFDETAIISGNVSKRVYQEKPFFSQTQLFIDVNGPGKFQRTITIYPDLNLQYKTQIKLDKVLGAVAGTYTVSVSYGAASDNTIFSVGEKKIASEQEDVTELSISTDKATYIPGQTVLISASTSKIIPSEGLKYAVYSANGIQIFSGKLFPNQAGEFSGNVYMSPTKPVYGTLDIIADYGTQHAETSFELAKDIKDAEKIILVTDKNAYASGEPIVISGRSNKYVVALDLEVVQTGSGSIGKTVNNIYKIKDQVKLAGDSTFRYELKVPAGQANMGTFQVTVSKEFGKATTQFWIVENPEDYVAAAKYLVKVDKEQYVAGDTVNVSGHVDLKERSSFEVVPVYVTVMDDQGKQIKMASQVSNKQLVQDKVVTKSATYSFTSIPDAAGNFKLDFKINPSSFTPGVYTVRASYDKRLADATFVVNSDIDVSNRNIIAKTDKQIYGLGEAINLEGTLVSGQSAVKIVLTRPDGKIGNYGAKLDNSRFTWSWTAPQKDYDLADIRDPRQARPTVFGVYKISVIATSERADIFFKISKDPENDTLEIKPLEVKTDKTIYRAGEKLLVTGAAIKRQENIDTSLGTIKGRVGVEIRTMSNKVLFNSNLDLDSGGAFKSTYDLPLTIFKEGKYKVVATYERLRADTTFEIKNNIPLGTDAKTTLAIETDKKQYLSGDTVHITGSTNKILYLAKLDLLVEHKKDDKIDCGTFYCGLGNKKVDISRSYENGFYSYDYKIPANSALGTYEVIADTEFGTFKTTFEVVDKLAKKTSGANKISEKFNRITDAIVEVGLFEQTKDDVLVAPSMVQGSLVSPRGSEKTVNITIMADDGTCIIGQDELCLISGPTKEKGLAYKLVKVAGLSYKVTYSGSEQILEKFSISPELDEDIIPDSTWIIQVDGHTPSTKLYYEIVYRQIQ; this is encoded by the coding sequence ATGAGGACTTTGCCCCTAGCTGGCGTATTTGCAGCTTTACTATTCATTGGTGTATTTGGCGTATCTTATGGTGCCGACGATCTGGCAGACCATGTGGTGATTAATGAAATTGACACAAACCCTGCAGGCGATGATTCCAAGTCCGTATCTGAATGGGTCGAGCTGTTCAATCCCACCACACAAGATGTGAACATTGGAGGATGGAAAATTGCATCCACCACCGTTACAAAAAAGACACTGATACTTCCTGCTGGAACCATACTAAAGGCGGGCCAGTTCCAAGTTTATTCATATCAAAGTTTGTGGTTTACTGATGTCTCTGAAAAAGTTCAGCTAAAAGACAAGGAAGGCAATCTTGTTGATGAAACCCAAGTAATCACTGATCAGAAAAATGACTTTCAATCATGGCAGCGAAAATACGACGGAGTAGTGTCTGATTCAAACACCTGGATCTTCAAGACTGCTTCTGCAGGATCCTCAAACGGCAAGCTGCCTATCTCTGGCATTGAGTCTGGCGAGCTTATAGTGTTTGCAAAGGCGGACAAGAAAAACTATGTCTTTGATGAAACCGCAATAATTTCCGGAAACGTATCAAAGCGAGTCTATCAGGAAAAACCATTCTTCTCACAAACCCAGCTATTCATTGATGTGAACGGCCCCGGAAAATTCCAGCGAACCATCACAATTTATCCTGACTTGAATTTACAATACAAGACCCAGATAAAGCTGGACAAAGTCTTGGGTGCCGTTGCCGGAACCTATACTGTTAGTGTGAGTTATGGTGCAGCAAGTGATAATACAATATTTTCAGTAGGTGAGAAAAAGATTGCATCTGAGCAAGAAGATGTCACAGAGCTTAGCATCTCAACTGACAAGGCAACCTACATTCCAGGCCAAACCGTGCTTATATCGGCAAGCACAAGCAAAATAATTCCATCTGAGGGCCTAAAATACGCCGTCTATTCTGCAAATGGAATCCAAATCTTCTCAGGCAAGCTATTTCCAAACCAGGCAGGAGAATTTTCGGGCAATGTCTACATGAGTCCAACAAAGCCAGTCTATGGTACACTGGATATTATTGCAGATTATGGTACACAACATGCCGAGACATCGTTTGAGCTTGCCAAAGACATCAAGGATGCCGAGAAAATCATTCTAGTTACCGACAAAAATGCATATGCGTCAGGCGAGCCAATTGTGATTTCTGGTAGGAGCAACAAGTATGTTGTTGCACTGGACTTGGAAGTAGTCCAAACAGGAAGTGGCTCTATTGGAAAAACAGTCAATAATATTTACAAAATCAAGGACCAAGTAAAACTGGCAGGAGATAGCACATTCCGGTACGAGCTCAAAGTCCCAGCAGGCCAGGCAAACATGGGCACATTCCAAGTTACAGTATCAAAAGAGTTTGGCAAGGCGACAACGCAATTCTGGATTGTAGAAAACCCCGAAGACTATGTTGCAGCCGCAAAATACCTAGTCAAAGTGGACAAGGAGCAATACGTTGCAGGTGATACCGTCAATGTGAGTGGACATGTGGATCTAAAAGAGAGAAGCAGCTTTGAGGTAGTTCCAGTATATGTCACAGTAATGGATGATCAGGGAAAGCAGATCAAAATGGCATCGCAGGTCTCAAACAAGCAGCTTGTCCAAGACAAAGTTGTGACAAAGAGTGCTACCTATTCGTTTACATCTATTCCTGACGCTGCGGGAAACTTCAAGCTGGACTTTAAGATAAATCCATCATCGTTCACTCCTGGTGTCTATACAGTGCGGGCAAGCTATGACAAGCGACTCGCAGACGCCACGTTTGTGGTAAATAGCGACATTGATGTGTCTAATCGTAATATTATAGCAAAGACTGACAAGCAAATCTATGGCCTAGGTGAGGCCATAAACCTGGAAGGAACACTGGTAAGTGGTCAGTCTGCAGTCAAAATAGTTCTGACTAGGCCTGATGGCAAAATAGGCAACTATGGTGCAAAGCTGGACAATAGCAGATTCACTTGGAGTTGGACTGCCCCTCAAAAAGACTATGATCTAGCCGACATTCGTGACCCACGACAGGCAAGGCCTACCGTGTTTGGTGTTTACAAGATCTCCGTTATTGCAACATCAGAGCGTGCAGACATTTTCTTCAAGATATCAAAGGATCCAGAAAATGATACTCTGGAGATAAAACCACTGGAGGTAAAAACAGACAAGACAATATACCGTGCTGGAGAAAAACTACTAGTCACTGGTGCTGCCATAAAACGACAGGAAAACATAGACACCTCACTTGGTACAATCAAAGGCAGAGTCGGAGTGGAAATTCGAACAATGTCAAATAAAGTCCTCTTTAATTCTAATTTGGATCTGGACAGCGGTGGAGCATTCAAATCAACATATGATTTACCATTGACAATATTCAAGGAAGGAAAATACAAAGTAGTTGCAACATACGAAAGACTGCGAGCAGACACTACATTTGAAATCAAAAACAACATTCCACTTGGAACAGATGCCAAGACAACACTGGCCATAGAAACTGACAAAAAACAATACCTATCAGGCGATACTGTTCACATAACCGGTTCTACAAACAAGATTTTGTATCTGGCAAAACTTGATCTTTTAGTTGAACACAAAAAGGATGACAAAATTGACTGTGGGACATTCTATTGCGGACTGGGAAACAAAAAAGTCGACATTTCTCGAAGCTATGAGAATGGATTCTATTCCTATGATTACAAAATTCCAGCAAACTCTGCACTTGGTACATACGAGGTAATTGCGGATACTGAATTTGGAACATTCAAGACAACCTTTGAAGTAGTAGACAAGCTTGCCAAAAAGACAAGCGGTGCCAATAAAATCTCTGAGAAGTTCAACCGCATAACCGATGCTATAGTCGAAGTCGGACTATTTGAGCAGACAAAGGATGACGTACTGGTTGCTCCAAGCATGGTTCAGGGCTCTTTGGTATCTCCAAGGGGATCAGAGAAAACAGTAAACATTACCATAATGGCAGATGATGGGACCTGCATAATAGGCCAAGACGAGTTATGTTTGATTTCAGGACCAACAAAGGAAAAAGGCCTTGCATACAAGCTAGTCAAGGTGGCAGGACTATCATACAAGGTTACATATTCCGGCTCTGAGCAAATCTTGGAGAAATTCTCTATATCTCCAGAACTGGATGAAGACATTATCCCAGACTCTACTTGGATTATCCAAGTCGATGGACACACGCCATCAACTAAGCTATACTATGAGATAGTGTACAGACAAATCCAGTAA
- the cofC gene encoding 2-phospho-L-lactate guanylyltransferase — MQIASVIPVKTFSKAKSRLGLSQDKTQQLCKIMLEEVLSAISQSQANKTIIVSRDEEAFEIARKYNAVEIFEEKENGVNAAVALSEKYLKENGFDASIVFPQDIPLIRPQDIDALIQFQKTAQSLLVVPSRKFDGTNALLRSPFDVMETHYDEDSYKIHLTTGKSRNIPTSFVLINRMMWDVDDRSDLEFIMRNIEKPDLSEKLRNL; from the coding sequence TTGCAAATAGCATCAGTCATTCCAGTCAAGACATTCTCAAAGGCAAAAAGCCGACTAGGATTATCCCAAGACAAAACACAACAACTCTGCAAAATAATGCTAGAGGAAGTATTATCCGCAATATCGCAATCCCAGGCAAACAAGACCATCATAGTATCAAGGGATGAAGAGGCCTTTGAGATAGCAAGAAAATACAATGCCGTTGAGATCTTTGAGGAAAAAGAAAACGGTGTAAATGCCGCAGTAGCATTATCAGAAAAATATCTCAAAGAGAACGGTTTTGATGCATCCATAGTGTTCCCCCAAGACATACCATTAATCAGACCGCAAGACATCGATGCCCTGATACAGTTCCAAAAAACCGCCCAATCGCTCCTTGTGGTGCCATCGCGCAAGTTTGATGGTACAAACGCCCTGCTAAGAAGTCCATTTGATGTAATGGAGACGCATTATGATGAGGACAGCTACAAGATTCATCTTACTACTGGTAAATCCCGTAACATTCCAACTTCGTTTGTCTTGATTAACAGAATGATGTGGGATGTTGATGATAGGTCTGATCTAGAATTTATCATGCGTAATATTGAAAAGCCAGATCTGTCAGAAAAGCTCAGAAATCTATGA